Proteins from a genomic interval of Kitasatospora herbaricolor:
- a CDS encoding nuclear transport factor 2 family protein translates to MTDLQQLAERYIATWNEADADARRKLVGDLWSEDGEYTDPLMAVTGPDAISEAIGAARAQFPGLVFTLGTVDAHHNLARFTWDLGPAGAQALIVGFDVLVADAEGRVASVLGFLDRVPGA, encoded by the coding sequence ATGACGGATCTCCAGCAGCTGGCCGAGCGCTACATCGCCACCTGGAACGAGGCCGACGCCGACGCCCGCCGCAAGCTGGTGGGCGACCTGTGGAGCGAGGACGGCGAGTACACCGACCCGCTGATGGCCGTCACCGGCCCGGACGCGATCTCGGAGGCGATCGGCGCGGCCCGGGCGCAGTTCCCGGGGCTGGTGTTCACCCTCGGCACGGTGGACGCGCACCACAACCTGGCCCGGTTCACCTGGGACCTGGGGCCGGCCGGGGCGCAGGCGCTGATCGTCGGCTTCGACGTCCTGGTGGCGGACGCCGAGGGCCGGGTCGCGTCGGTGCTGGGCTTTCTGGACCGCGTCCCCGGCGCGTGA
- a CDS encoding ATP-binding protein, with protein sequence MLFGRGAEQAAIGRLLDEARGGRSGVLVLRGEPGIGKTALLEHAAAAAGPEFRVIRATGVEYEAELPFAGLTLLLAPGLDRLPALPGPQRRALEGAFGLAEESGPAGGRLLTGLATLGLLAELASEKPLLCLVDDAQWLDGSSAEALLLAARRLQAEGIVLLLAARDDEGAIPAAGLPELRLAGLDEPAAAELLSAQAGFGAPAAGDDVPADGAGRVPPDVRRRVLAEARGNPLALTELPAALAAEPAGSAGSGRLPLTSRLRLAFHGRVSGLPAATQTLLLVAAAEEAGDLAAVLRAAAALGAGPDALAPAERAGLVRITGPEGAAVLAFRHPLVRAAILHRAPLRQRSAAHRALGEALEDGDRRTWHLALAATAPDAALADALERTAERAEARGGHGAASAAYERAARLTPDRDGATRRLVLAAEAATEEGRLEHAEALAERAGARTDDPFAHAMIAHVRATAHFWRGDHPTAYRLLLDACTPGIEASHAARMLFQAFHAAWYVGEEPVGAVLDRLAALRLPAGEPAAPLVRHLLAGTLPLLGRPAPPLPSARETAAEARRAGAVPSDLVQLCGATLILGRDDETYELAAGLATEARAKGAVGMLPTVQFFLAEAELFHGRHRDAEVTATEALALAEDTGQRQWVSQLASLLAYLAALRGDADSCAALVRRALAGAGPGGAPPAGEPWAQWALALLDLGQGRAADAADRLGPLTTGRHRHHVGATRAVPDLVEAAVRLGTPELAAEPYERFARWAAATGQPWAHALRLRCQALLGPDELAESGYLAALDLHRDSGRPFEQGRTALLYGEWLRRERRRTDARPHLRAALEAFDLLGARPWAERARTELTATGTPAPAGPAAGPLAVLTPQELQIVRLAAQGRSNRDIAAQLFLSPRTVGHHLYKAYPKLGVASRGELADLL encoded by the coding sequence ATGCTGTTCGGGAGGGGTGCGGAGCAGGCCGCCATCGGCCGCCTGCTGGACGAGGCGCGCGGCGGCCGCAGCGGGGTGCTGGTGCTCCGCGGCGAGCCGGGCATCGGCAAGACGGCGCTGCTGGAGCACGCCGCTGCGGCCGCCGGCCCGGAGTTCCGGGTGATCCGGGCGACCGGGGTGGAGTACGAGGCCGAACTCCCCTTCGCGGGGCTCACCTTGCTGCTCGCGCCCGGGCTGGACCGGCTGCCCGCCCTGCCCGGGCCGCAACGCCGGGCGCTGGAGGGTGCCTTCGGGCTCGCCGAGGAGTCCGGGCCGGCCGGCGGCCGGTTGCTCACCGGCCTGGCCACCCTCGGCCTGCTGGCCGAACTCGCCTCCGAGAAGCCGCTGTTGTGCCTGGTGGACGACGCCCAGTGGCTGGACGGCTCCTCCGCCGAGGCGCTGCTGCTGGCGGCCCGGCGACTCCAGGCGGAGGGCATCGTGCTGCTGCTGGCCGCCCGCGACGACGAGGGCGCCATCCCGGCGGCCGGCCTGCCGGAGCTGCGGCTCGCCGGACTGGACGAGCCGGCCGCCGCCGAACTGCTGTCTGCCCAGGCCGGGTTCGGAGCGCCGGCCGCAGGCGACGATGTTCCCGCCGACGGCGCCGGCCGCGTACCGCCGGACGTCCGGCGCAGGGTGCTGGCCGAGGCCCGGGGCAACCCGCTGGCCCTGACCGAGCTGCCCGCGGCGCTGGCCGCCGAACCGGCCGGCAGCGCCGGCTCCGGCCGGCTGCCACTCACCAGCCGGCTCCGGCTCGCCTTCCACGGAAGGGTCAGCGGACTGCCCGCCGCCACCCAGACGCTGCTGCTGGTCGCCGCCGCCGAGGAGGCCGGTGACCTGGCGGCCGTCCTGCGCGCCGCCGCCGCACTCGGCGCCGGCCCCGACGCGCTGGCCCCCGCCGAGCGGGCCGGCCTGGTCCGGATCACCGGCCCGGAGGGTGCCGCCGTGCTGGCCTTCCGGCATCCGCTGGTCAGGGCCGCGATCCTCCACCGCGCGCCGCTGCGGCAGCGGTCGGCGGCGCACCGGGCCCTGGGCGAGGCCCTGGAGGACGGCGACCGCCGTACCTGGCACCTGGCGCTCGCCGCCACCGCCCCCGACGCGGCCCTCGCGGACGCCCTGGAGCGGACCGCCGAACGCGCCGAGGCCCGCGGCGGGCACGGCGCCGCCTCCGCCGCGTACGAGCGGGCCGCCCGGCTCACCCCGGACCGCGACGGTGCCACCCGCCGGCTGGTGCTGGCCGCCGAAGCCGCCACCGAGGAAGGCCGGTTGGAGCACGCCGAGGCACTGGCGGAGCGGGCCGGCGCCCGCACCGACGACCCCTTCGCGCACGCGATGATCGCGCACGTCCGGGCCACCGCCCACTTCTGGCGCGGCGACCACCCGACCGCCTACCGCCTGCTGCTGGACGCCTGCACCCCCGGCATCGAGGCCTCGCACGCCGCCCGGATGCTCTTCCAGGCCTTCCATGCGGCCTGGTACGTCGGCGAGGAACCGGTGGGCGCCGTCCTCGACCGGCTGGCGGCCCTGCGGCTGCCGGCGGGGGAGCCGGCCGCGCCGCTCGTCCGCCACCTGCTGGCCGGCACCCTCCCGCTGCTCGGCCGCCCCGCGCCGCCCCTGCCGTCGGCCCGTGAGACGGCCGCCGAGGCCCGCCGGGCCGGCGCCGTCCCCAGCGACCTGGTCCAGCTCTGCGGCGCCACCCTGATCCTCGGCCGGGACGACGAGACCTACGAGCTCGCCGCCGGGCTCGCCACCGAGGCCCGTGCCAAGGGCGCCGTCGGCATGCTGCCCACCGTGCAGTTCTTCCTCGCCGAGGCCGAACTCTTCCACGGGCGCCACCGGGACGCGGAGGTCACCGCGACGGAGGCGCTCGCCCTCGCCGAGGACACCGGCCAGCGTCAGTGGGTCAGCCAACTCGCCTCGCTGCTGGCCTACCTGGCGGCCCTTCGCGGGGACGCCGACAGCTGCGCCGCACTGGTCCGCCGCGCCCTTGCCGGAGCGGGGCCGGGCGGCGCGCCGCCCGCCGGCGAGCCGTGGGCGCAGTGGGCCCTCGCCCTGCTCGACCTGGGCCAGGGCCGGGCCGCCGACGCCGCCGACCGGCTGGGGCCGCTGACCACCGGACGCCACCGCCACCACGTCGGCGCCACCCGCGCCGTCCCCGACCTGGTCGAGGCCGCCGTCCGGCTGGGCACCCCCGAGCTGGCGGCCGAACCGTACGAGCGCTTCGCCCGCTGGGCCGCCGCCACCGGGCAGCCGTGGGCGCACGCCCTGCGACTGCGCTGCCAGGCCCTGCTCGGCCCGGACGAGCTCGCCGAGTCCGGCTACCTGGCCGCGCTGGACCTGCACCGCGACTCCGGCCGCCCCTTCGAGCAGGGCCGCACCGCTCTGCTCTACGGCGAGTGGCTGCGCCGCGAGCGCCGCCGAACCGACGCCCGTCCGCACCTGCGCGCCGCGCTCGAAGCCTTCGACCTGCTCGGCGCCCGGCCCTGGGCGGAGCGGGCCCGCACCGAGCTGACCGCCACCGGCACGCCCGCCCCCGCCGGGCCCGCCGCCGGCCCGCTCGCGGTGCTGACCCCGCAGGAACTCCAGATCGTCCGCCTCGCCGCGCAGGGCCGGTCCAACCGGGACATCGCCGCCCAGCTGTTCCTCAGCCCGCGCACGGTCGGTCACCACCTGTACAAGGCGTATCCGAAGCTGGGTGTCGCCTCCCGAGGTGAACTCGCCGATCTGCTCTGA